ATGGTGGGAGAGTCACTGGGGCTGGGCGGAGCCGGCTGCTGCAGGCTGACGGGCTAACGGAAGGTTGGTGGGTTGGGTTGGTCCAAGTGACCTCCTTGCTAAAGCAACAGCCTGAGTCAGCAGGCTTCAAGCTTCAAGGGGTGGCAGGGTGGAGCCCTGAGACTCTACTAACCACAGGCTGCGTGTCCTCCGCAGGCAGCGTCCCCCCGTTCTCCAGGAACTTGGAGAAGGTCTCCAGGTCTCTGGCACTCTTGTACTCAATCATCTGGTGCAGGCAAAGGAGAAACATGAGACACTGATGTTGCAGGGTTGTCTCTTTGCAGGCTGAACTCCTAGGACCTCCCTGCGGGCAGCCTAGCCTGCCTCTACCCACCACCCTCCATGCTCGGCCTGGGCCAGCCCAATCTCCTGCTTCTGACATTGCCAGCACCAGCTTTTCCTGAGAAGTGCAAGAAcccccagcagagaatttggggcTAGCCCAGCCCAGGAAAGTCTCCTCCTGACCCCATCGGCGAGTAGCTCCTGCCCAGAAGCAGGAGGGGTTGGAGCTCTGCCAAAGCACTATTATTTTAGTCTATCTTCTTATAACCCTGGAGGGTCCCGTTAcccagagaaacacccaggccctGTTGGAATCCTACAGAGCTCTTGGCCTCAATAgcatcttgtggcagtgagttccacaggctgtgttGTGTGAAAGAATATTTCCTTTGATCACTGTTGGATTTGTTCCCTTCTGGGATCATTGATTGTCTCTTTCTTCTTGTGTTACGAGACAGGGAGCCCAGACGCTCCCAATCTACCATATCTAGAGCAGTCAGTATCTGATAGTCTGTTACTCTGTCCCCTCTTATCCACCCTCTCTCTAAGGGAACAATCCCAGTCATTTCAATTGCTCCTCACTTTCTCCAACCTCTGATCCTTCTCATcgcccttctctgaaccccttgaGCTCGGCCATATCCTGTGTGAGTTGGGGGACCAGTGCTGCATGCAGTATCCAGATGAGAGCCTAGAATGGGTCCTTGCTGTCACCCAGCACAGGTCCAGGAGTgacccacctcctgcacccaagtGCACCCCCATCCCAGTGGGCCCTTCCCATCCCATCCAGACAACCTACCTTCCTGTCTGGCCCAGCAGGGAAATAGTGCAGTGTAGGGTAGCCATGGATGGTGAGATTCGTGATTTCATTGGCTGTTGCATCCAGCTTGGCGATGATGATGTTCTCATGATCTTTATACTtctcacccagctcctcccagacAGGTGCCATCTCCTTGCAATGTGTGCACCAGGGGGCATCTGTCATGACAGAGAAGGGTTGCTTGTCTGCTCTGCAGGGAGCATCCTGGGGGCAGAGCACTGGGGCTGGGAAAGCAGCTCCAGCAACCGGGCCAGGAAACTGGCAAAgtcagcagggcaggggcacacAGCACAATCAGGCTGGACCAGCTGGAGTCTTTGCCCACCACACACAGCAATGCTGTAGATGCTTGGGAGTGACCCAGGTGCTTAAAATGATTTCTCTCAGTGCGTGGGGTCATGGCTCCTCAGGGACAGAAGGGCTTGGAGGAGACCAACAAAGGAGCTGGATGGGAGCTTGGCCAGGGCAGGGTGGGACACACTCTGCAAACACCTGCCAGGTGCCACTCCCCTTCTCCCCGGGACGAGGGGATTGGTCAGTGTGGCAGGAATTGCTAGGCTCCCTGGAGGTGAGACGGCGCAGACAGGGAATCGCCTCCCCAGGGAAGAGAAGGTCACCTGAGACAGTGAGCTCTACCCTTGACACACGCTAGGAATGTCCcctctgccctgaggagctggACTGAGTTGCCCGAATCCTCCAGCTCCCACGTCTAGGCAGTCTCTTGCCAGTACAGCTTTGTCTGGTGGCATACAGAGTTGGTGCTTGTGTCTGCACTGGGCCCTGGCCGAGGGCATCAGGcaggcctgggggcaggggaggctcaGACTTGCTCTTGCTGATACTTACAGAACTTCACAAAAACATTCTTGGTCTCGTCGTAAGCCACTTGCTCAAAGTTCTTGCCCACGAGGACTTTAACTGGATGCTTATCCCAGTCCTCGGGGACCTCCTCGCTCATGAGATGGGGCTGCGGAGAGAGGGAGAGGCTGTGTGGGCTGTTTGGTAACTCAATTCCGGAGAGTGCTGCGAAGAGATGCTACAGCTGCAAACGTCTGGGCCGTGGGTGTGTGTGAGCCACACGGGCTTGCACAGGCCTCACACCCAGTTCCCCGCACCTGGCCCTGCAGCGCTCACGCGGCGCTCAGATGGGGGGGCACTCAGCATTCCTAATACAGTAGACACCGCTCGCTGCCCTCCAGGCTGAGCATTTCTGTGCAAACTTCACATAAAGGGGAACGTCTGCATGAATGGTCAAGAAGGGTCCTTTTGATTGATCCAGCTGCATCGCACAAGGGGGGTCTAAGAACCAACCCCCTGGAGCCAAAGATTCAGATCTTGGCATGGGCAACTCAGCTCTCGTCCTCCTCCGGGAAGTCAGGGGAGTCCCCTGGTATTTGCTGGCTGGGAAACCAAGATCtgctctgcagggctgggtgAGAGCCCAGCAAGGACTCTCTGTAGGGGAAGGGGTGCAGTCTTCCCCCAATCTTCTCCCCTGCTCAGGTGCCCCTctccacccagaggtggctgtatctCAGTGGGGcactacacagcagctgggaagtgCTCTGCATTAAAGGAGCTAGGGCTGGGATGGCAGCAGGTTGGGGGAACAGGAGGAATGTGGCCAGGGCCCCCAGGTTGCCCTCACTTAATCTGGTGGTGGCACGTGGCCTTCAGCTCTCCCAACCCCCACAAATGGCAGTGCTCCCCTTCCTGCTGTCAGGAGGGGTGGGCTGGGCCTGAGCCCTGGGCATGGCTGCTGTGCGCACCTGGACCTTGCCATCAAGCACGGCCTGGGCAAAGGAGCCCACGGCCTGGGTGGTGAATTCATCTGTGGCCATGCGGTACTTCTTATTGGTCTCAGTGTTGATGAAGCGCAGGGTGGGGGCCTCACGGCTCTTGAGGCCAAAGTACTGCAGCACTTGGGCGCCTTCCCCATTCACGTCGATGAGCACGAAGAGAACCTACAGTGGGGCACAGACGTAGGGCAGCTGCACCCCAGACCAGCCCGATcgggccctccccagccctgggactgACAGTCCCCACCAGGCTCCCTCACTGCTCCCCAGTGCCTGTGCTGGGACTGAGAGCCCGGCACACACCCTCGCTGCCCCACAGAGCCTGCACTGGGACTGAGAGACCCCCACCCCATGCTCTCCCACAGCCCCGTGCTGGGAGCGAGagctcccacacaccccctcgcTGCTCCACAGAGCCTAGGCTGGGACTAGGAGCCCCCCGCAGggcccctcactgcccccagtGCCTGCGCTGGGACTGAGAGACCCCCCCCAAGCCTCCTCATTGCCCCACAGAGCCTGCGCTGGGACTGTGCGCATCTGAGCCTGTCCTTTCCCTGACACCCTCACTCCCCCTCTTGGCCACTCTGGGCCAGGATAGGAGCCAGTGCTCCAGCCTCTACAAGGCATAGGGCccctcctgagccagcctggcCCAGAAAACAAGCCACTCCCATTCCCAGTGCTGGGGCTGCGAGACAGCAGACGCCAGGGCTGGGATGAGGCTCTCAGGCTTAAGGAACTCGACCACACGCCCAGCCAGGCTAGCCCACAGTGCATGCATGTGATGCCAGCCACGTGTTGGTGTCCCACAGCCCTGGCAAGAGACCTgccagctgggagcagcctgcctgGCCCGGCCAGGCCAGGTGAGTGGGGCATGCTGGgctcagaggctgcagctcaTAGGGTCAACGCCCCACTGCCAGGGACATGACTAGCTGGTTACCTGGCCCCTGAACGGGGGTGCGGCAGCCCGGAAGCTGCCCAGGATCTCCAGGTGGGGCTCCAGGGTCTTGTTAATAAACAGCAGCAGATGGTTGAGGATTTTTGCCCCAAATATCTTTGGTGAGTTCTAGGGAGAGAAAGAGGGTTTGCTGGCCAGTGGAGCGGGTGGGAAGGGTCCCCGCACACATGCTCCTGCAGCAACTACCGCACAGACCCAGGGCaacagctgcagccccagggtcCTGGGAAGGCTGGCGGGAAAGGCCTAGTTGTCTAGACACTCTCCATGAGTGTTCGTCTGCCCATGCCAGTGTCCCgcaatccacacacacacccgtgcAGTGAGCAGTGTGCCCTATGCCAGCCCTGCCCAATGCCCTGGCTGCAATCCACACAGAAACCCCTAGATGTGAGCCCCTCATTTCCCACCACACACCCCAGCTGTGATTCCCCCTCCACATCCGGCTGTGCAGCACGCCATGTGCCCTAGGCCAGCCCTACCcagtcagggccggctctaggtttttttgccgccccaagcaaaaaaatgtttggctttcccccaccccagccctgggatccccccgcaccctcctgccaccccagccctgggctctcacGCCCCCCCAATGCCttcccccacccgcaccccctgCCGCCCCCAACCCTGGGCTTCCCCTGACCAGTGCTGACTCCGCCCACTCCCCCCTCACCTCCAGCCGGTCCGGCGCTGGCAGGGTTGGGGTAAGCAGCCAGGCTCCCAGGCCGTGCCTCAGCCCAGGGTCCCTCCAGCCGGGGCTCCCGCCCCCAGGACAGGCCAGGactggggagggcagagccggggggaccACCCCGGCGGGGGCTGAGGAGCCGGGGCAGGGTAGGCCCAGAGGGAGCGGAGCCCCAGAGAGCAGGATGCGGGCTCTGCATGACAGTGCCCTGGGAACCGGTCCCCGCTATGGccccatggctgctgctgctcctggccgcCCTGCCGCAGCCCCTGGGTCTCTCGGGCTGTTTCGCCCAGCCCCGGCTGTGGCACTGGGGGGCGGCCGCCCTGCGGCACCTGCAGGCGGCTCCGTGCACCCCGCGGGGCGGCCCCCAGCCCAAGTGTCCCGCCCTCGGAGCCCACCCGGCCCAGCCACAAGGTGCGGGCGCTGGTCCCCGATGCGAACCGTAGCAGCCCCAGGGCACCCACCGCGCAGGACacactgctgctgccagggctggctctaggcttttgccaccccaagcaaaaaaaagaTGGCCAGGATGCCGCACCTGAAAACGTGCCacccccaagcacgtgcttggtttgctggtgcctagagccagccctgttcCCCAGCTATAATCCCCCCCACGCATacacaaacacccccaccccccactgttcagAGAGCAATGTGCCCTAGGCCAGCCCTGCTCACACACATCAGAGGGCTGTAATCCCtccaccagccctgccctgcagtgcACTGTCTGTGTAAAGCCCTCTGGGATACAGCCTGctgggtctctctggggctgttctcattggggggtggggggcggggtgtgtgtctCACCTGACTGGTGAACTCCATCACCAGCTCCAGGCTGTGCAGGACAATGAAGCGGGAGAGCTCCTCCTTGTTCAGGCCCAGCTCCGCATCCAGAGGGAAATCCACCCGCTTTTCATCAAACTGCAACAAACCAAGGTGGGGCAGTGACACACACCAAGAGCATGGAGCTAAAGGtgggagaggctgggcagggccccaggctgcccctgcaCTAGCAGGGCACCCCATGGGGCCATG
The Eretmochelys imbricata isolate rEreImb1 chromosome 10, rEreImb1.hap1, whole genome shotgun sequence genome window above contains:
- the PDIA2 gene encoding protein disulfide-isomerase A2, which translates into the protein MGYSKSPLLVVLLLSLAWLAPTWGEDKDAQVEEGVVEEEEDVVSDELLEEEDVLVLHQHNFERALHEHRLLLVEFYAPWCGHCQALAPEFTRAAGILKNDSMGLRLAKVDATEEVDLSAEFGVTGYPVLKLFRDGNRTHPIDFTGQRDSEGIVRWMRRKAGPSAELLQDEASAQTFITSQDVIVVGFFKDLQSKAAQGFYEVASDAVDVTFGVSNRTELFQKYSVTPDTVCLFKKFDEKRVDFPLDAELGLNKEELSRFIVLHSLELVMEFTSQNSPKIFGAKILNHLLLFINKTLEPHLEILGSFRAAAPPFRGQVLFVLIDVNGEGAQVLQYFGLKSREAPTLRFINTETNKKYRMATDEFTTQAVGSFAQAVLDGKVQPHLMSEEVPEDWDKHPVKVLVGKNFEQVAYDETKNVFVKFYAPWCTHCKEMAPVWEELGEKYKDHENIIIAKLDATANEITNLTIHGYPTLHYFPAGPDRKMIEYKSARDLETFSKFLENGGTLPAEDTQPVVPESPEEPKDTNGTRPADAPESRDEL